The Odocoileus virginianus isolate 20LAN1187 ecotype Illinois chromosome 12, Ovbor_1.2, whole genome shotgun sequence genome has a segment encoding these proteins:
- the TBX3 gene encoding T-box transcription factor TBX3 isoform X1 has protein sequence MSLSMRDPVIPGTSMAYHPFLPHRAPDFAMSAVLGHQPPFFPALTLPPNGAAALSLPGALAKPIMDQLVGAAETGIPFSSLGPQTHLRPLKTMEPEEEVEDDPKVHLEAKELWDQFHKRGTEMVITKSGRRMFPPFKVRCSGLDKKAKYILLMDIIAADDCRYKFHNSRWMVAGKADPEMPKRMYIHPDSPATGEQWMSKVVTFHKLKLTNNISDKHGFTLAFPSDQATWQGNYSFGTQTILNSMHKYQPRFHIVRANDILKLPYSTFRTYLFPETEFIAVTAYQNDKITQLKIDNNPFAKGFRDTGNGRREKRKQLTLQSMRVFDDRHKKENGTSDDSSSEQAAFNCFAQSSSPAVSTVGTSNLKDLCPSEGESDAEADSKEEHGPEACDAAKISTTTSEDPCRDKGSPAVKAHLFAAEPGGRPRDSGRLDKASPDSRHSPATISSSTRGLGAEERRSPGRESAATSKAAEEARALPGKEAFAPLTVQTDPAAAHLGQGPLPGLGFAPGLAGQQFFNGHPLFLHPGQFAMGGAFSSMAAGMGPLLATVSGASTGVSGLDSTAMASAAAAQGLSGASATLPFHLQQHVLASQGLAMSPFGSLFPYPYTYMAAAAAASSAAASSSVHRHPFLNLNTMRPRLRYSPYSIPVPVPDSSGLLTTALPSMAAAAAAAAGPLDGKAAALAASPASVAVDSGSELNSRSSTLSSSSVSLSPKLCPEKEAATSELQNIQRLVSGLEAKPDRSRSASP, from the exons ATGAGCCTCTCCATGAGAGATCCGGTCATTCCTGGGACAAGCATGGCCTACCATCCGTTCCTACCTCACCGGGCGCCGGACTTCGCCATGAGCGCAGTGCTGGGTCATCAGCCGCCTTTCTTCCCCGCTCTGACGCTGCCTCCCAACGGCGCGGCGGCGCTCTCGCTGCCCGGCGCCCTGGCCAAGCCGATCATGGATCAGTTGGTGGGGGCGGCCGAGACCGGCATCCCATTCTCGTCCCTGGGACCTCAGACCCATCTGAGGCCCCTGAAGACCATGGAACCCGAAGAAGAAGTAGAGGATGACCCCAAGGTACACCTGGAGGCCAAAGAACTTTGGGATCAATTCCACAAGCGGGGCACGGAGATGGTCATTACCAAGTCGGGAAG GCGAATGTTTCCTCCATTTAAAGTGAGGTGTTCTGGGCTGGATAAAAAAGCCAAATAtattttgttgatggacattatcGCTGCGGATGACTGTCGCTATAAATTTCACAATTCCCGGTGGATGGTAGCAGGAAAGGCTGATCCTGAAATGCCGAAGAGAATGTACATTCACCCGGACAGCCCTGCTACTGGGGAACAGTGGATGTCCAAAGTTGTCACTTTCCACAAACTGAAACTCACCAACAACATTTCGGACAAACATGGATTT ACTTTGGCCTTCCCAAGTGATCAAGCAACGTGGCAGGGGAATTATAGTTTTGGTACTCAG ACTATATTGAACTCCATGCATAAATACCAGCCCCGGTTCCACATCGTGAGAGCCAATGACATCTTAAAACTTCCTTATAGTACTTTTCGGACATACTTGTTCCCCGAAACCGAATTCATCGCTGTGACTGCATACCAGAATGATAAG ATAACTCAGTTAAAAATAGACAACAACCCTTTTGCAAAAGGTTTCCGGGACACTGGAAATGGCAGGAGAGAAAAAAG AAAGCAACTCACcctgcagtccatgagggtgTTTGATGACAGACACAAAAAGGAGAACGGCACCTCAGACGACTCCTCCAGCGAACAGGCCGCCTTCAACTGCTTCGCCCAGTCCTCCTCCCCGGCCGTGTCCACCGTAGGGACATCCAACCTCAAAG ATCTGTGTCCCAGCGAGGGGGAGAGCGACGCCGAGGCTGACAGCAAAGAGGAGCACGGCCCCGAGGCCTGTGACGCGGCCAAGATATCCACCACCACGTCGGAGGATCCGTGCAGGGACAAGGGCAGCCCGGCGGTCAAGGCACACCTCTTCGCGGCCGAGCCCGGCGGGCGGCCCCGGGACAGCGGGCGGCTTGACAAGGCATCGCCCGACTCGCGTCACAGCCCGGCCACCATCTCGTCCAGCACCCGCGGCCTGGGCGCCGAGGAGCGCCGGAGCCCGGGCCGCGAGAGCGCGGCCACGTCCAAGGCCGCGGAGGAGGCGCGCGCGCTGCCGGGCAAGGAGGCCTTCGCGCCGCTCACCGTGCAGACGGACCCGGCCGCCGCGCACCTGGGCCAGGGCCCCCTTCCTGGCCTCGGCTTCGCCCCTGGCCTGGCCGGCCAGCAGTTCTTCAATGGGCACCCGCTCTTCCTGCACCCCGGCCAGTTCGCCATGGGGGGCGCCTTCTCCAGCATGGCCGCCGGCATGGGGCCCCTGCTGGCCACCGTGTCCGGGGCCTCCACCGGCGTCTCGGGCCTGGATTCCACGGCCATGGCCTCGGCTGCCGCGGCGCAGGGACTGTCGGGGGCGTCGGCCACCCTGCCCTTCCATCTCCAGCAGCACGTTCTGGCCTCTCAG GGCCTGGCCATGTCGCCTTTCGGAAGCCTGTTTCCTTATCCTTACACGTACATGGCCGCAGCAGCTGCCGCCTCCTCGGCGGCGGCCTCCAGCTCCGTGCACCGCCACCCGTTTCTGAACCTGAACACCATGCGCCCGCGGCTGCGCTACAGCCCCTACTCCATCCCCGTGCCGGTGCCCGACAGCAGCGGCCTGCTCACCACCGCCCTGCCGTCCatggccgccgccgccgccgccgccgcgggccCCCTCGACGGCAAGGCCGCCGCCCTGGCCGCCAGCCCGGCCTCGGTGGCCGTGGACTCGGGCTCGGAACTCAACAGCCGCTCCTCCACGCTCTCCTCCAGCTCCGTGTCCTTGTCGCCCAAGCTCTGCCCGGAGAAGGAGGCGGCCACCAGCGAACTGCAGAACATCCAGCGGTTGGTCAGCGGCCTGGAGGCCAAGCCCGACAGGTCCCGCAGCGCCTCCCCGTAA
- the TBX3 gene encoding T-box transcription factor TBX3 isoform X2, translating to MSLSMRDPVIPGTSMAYHPFLPHRAPDFAMSAVLGHQPPFFPALTLPPNGAAALSLPGALAKPIMDQLVGAAETGIPFSSLGPQTHLRPLKTMEPEEEVEDDPKVHLEAKELWDQFHKRGTEMVITKSGRRMFPPFKVRCSGLDKKAKYILLMDIIAADDCRYKFHNSRWMVAGKADPEMPKRMYIHPDSPATGEQWMSKVVTFHKLKLTNNISDKHGFTILNSMHKYQPRFHIVRANDILKLPYSTFRTYLFPETEFIAVTAYQNDKITQLKIDNNPFAKGFRDTGNGRREKRKQLTLQSMRVFDDRHKKENGTSDDSSSEQAAFNCFAQSSSPAVSTVGTSNLKDLCPSEGESDAEADSKEEHGPEACDAAKISTTTSEDPCRDKGSPAVKAHLFAAEPGGRPRDSGRLDKASPDSRHSPATISSSTRGLGAEERRSPGRESAATSKAAEEARALPGKEAFAPLTVQTDPAAAHLGQGPLPGLGFAPGLAGQQFFNGHPLFLHPGQFAMGGAFSSMAAGMGPLLATVSGASTGVSGLDSTAMASAAAAQGLSGASATLPFHLQQHVLASQGLAMSPFGSLFPYPYTYMAAAAAASSAAASSSVHRHPFLNLNTMRPRLRYSPYSIPVPVPDSSGLLTTALPSMAAAAAAAAGPLDGKAAALAASPASVAVDSGSELNSRSSTLSSSSVSLSPKLCPEKEAATSELQNIQRLVSGLEAKPDRSRSASP from the exons ATGAGCCTCTCCATGAGAGATCCGGTCATTCCTGGGACAAGCATGGCCTACCATCCGTTCCTACCTCACCGGGCGCCGGACTTCGCCATGAGCGCAGTGCTGGGTCATCAGCCGCCTTTCTTCCCCGCTCTGACGCTGCCTCCCAACGGCGCGGCGGCGCTCTCGCTGCCCGGCGCCCTGGCCAAGCCGATCATGGATCAGTTGGTGGGGGCGGCCGAGACCGGCATCCCATTCTCGTCCCTGGGACCTCAGACCCATCTGAGGCCCCTGAAGACCATGGAACCCGAAGAAGAAGTAGAGGATGACCCCAAGGTACACCTGGAGGCCAAAGAACTTTGGGATCAATTCCACAAGCGGGGCACGGAGATGGTCATTACCAAGTCGGGAAG GCGAATGTTTCCTCCATTTAAAGTGAGGTGTTCTGGGCTGGATAAAAAAGCCAAATAtattttgttgatggacattatcGCTGCGGATGACTGTCGCTATAAATTTCACAATTCCCGGTGGATGGTAGCAGGAAAGGCTGATCCTGAAATGCCGAAGAGAATGTACATTCACCCGGACAGCCCTGCTACTGGGGAACAGTGGATGTCCAAAGTTGTCACTTTCCACAAACTGAAACTCACCAACAACATTTCGGACAAACATGGATTT ACTATATTGAACTCCATGCATAAATACCAGCCCCGGTTCCACATCGTGAGAGCCAATGACATCTTAAAACTTCCTTATAGTACTTTTCGGACATACTTGTTCCCCGAAACCGAATTCATCGCTGTGACTGCATACCAGAATGATAAG ATAACTCAGTTAAAAATAGACAACAACCCTTTTGCAAAAGGTTTCCGGGACACTGGAAATGGCAGGAGAGAAAAAAG AAAGCAACTCACcctgcagtccatgagggtgTTTGATGACAGACACAAAAAGGAGAACGGCACCTCAGACGACTCCTCCAGCGAACAGGCCGCCTTCAACTGCTTCGCCCAGTCCTCCTCCCCGGCCGTGTCCACCGTAGGGACATCCAACCTCAAAG ATCTGTGTCCCAGCGAGGGGGAGAGCGACGCCGAGGCTGACAGCAAAGAGGAGCACGGCCCCGAGGCCTGTGACGCGGCCAAGATATCCACCACCACGTCGGAGGATCCGTGCAGGGACAAGGGCAGCCCGGCGGTCAAGGCACACCTCTTCGCGGCCGAGCCCGGCGGGCGGCCCCGGGACAGCGGGCGGCTTGACAAGGCATCGCCCGACTCGCGTCACAGCCCGGCCACCATCTCGTCCAGCACCCGCGGCCTGGGCGCCGAGGAGCGCCGGAGCCCGGGCCGCGAGAGCGCGGCCACGTCCAAGGCCGCGGAGGAGGCGCGCGCGCTGCCGGGCAAGGAGGCCTTCGCGCCGCTCACCGTGCAGACGGACCCGGCCGCCGCGCACCTGGGCCAGGGCCCCCTTCCTGGCCTCGGCTTCGCCCCTGGCCTGGCCGGCCAGCAGTTCTTCAATGGGCACCCGCTCTTCCTGCACCCCGGCCAGTTCGCCATGGGGGGCGCCTTCTCCAGCATGGCCGCCGGCATGGGGCCCCTGCTGGCCACCGTGTCCGGGGCCTCCACCGGCGTCTCGGGCCTGGATTCCACGGCCATGGCCTCGGCTGCCGCGGCGCAGGGACTGTCGGGGGCGTCGGCCACCCTGCCCTTCCATCTCCAGCAGCACGTTCTGGCCTCTCAG GGCCTGGCCATGTCGCCTTTCGGAAGCCTGTTTCCTTATCCTTACACGTACATGGCCGCAGCAGCTGCCGCCTCCTCGGCGGCGGCCTCCAGCTCCGTGCACCGCCACCCGTTTCTGAACCTGAACACCATGCGCCCGCGGCTGCGCTACAGCCCCTACTCCATCCCCGTGCCGGTGCCCGACAGCAGCGGCCTGCTCACCACCGCCCTGCCGTCCatggccgccgccgccgccgccgccgcgggccCCCTCGACGGCAAGGCCGCCGCCCTGGCCGCCAGCCCGGCCTCGGTGGCCGTGGACTCGGGCTCGGAACTCAACAGCCGCTCCTCCACGCTCTCCTCCAGCTCCGTGTCCTTGTCGCCCAAGCTCTGCCCGGAGAAGGAGGCGGCCACCAGCGAACTGCAGAACATCCAGCGGTTGGTCAGCGGCCTGGAGGCCAAGCCCGACAGGTCCCGCAGCGCCTCCCCGTAA